Proteins encoded together in one Chelonoidis abingdonii isolate Lonesome George chromosome 1, CheloAbing_2.0, whole genome shotgun sequence window:
- the LOC116817989 gene encoding snaclec bitiscetin subunit beta-like codes for MKSLPFLFLLLGVLVLPGLEVGFVFLIGDKNPDVKRRYVRFLSNIFKGSQSSPKNIQVPAQAESSFVESKLFCQGPCRDGWFSNMGQCYKFVQEQNTWAGAESVCQRIAGGGHLTSISSAAQSDFLVNLASYVDKRTTQFWTGGSHQKGSSLSWTDGSQTNFIQRPLSSIFNAIGGLLNSIFKVRICLTLNLRVQGIWDGCDCNKKLSFICSYKPNLTPP; via the exons TTGGTTTTGTATTTCTTATAGGTGACAAGAACCCAGATGTCAAACGTCGTTATGTCCGGTTCTTGTCCAACATATTTAAGGGCAGTCAGTCTTCACCTAAGAACATTCAAGTCCCAGCTCAAGCTGAATCCTCCTTTGTAGAATCAAAATTGTTCTGCCAAGGTCCCTGCCGGGATGGATGGTTCAGTAACATGGGCCAGTGTTACAAGTTTGTCCAAGAGCAAAATACATGGGCCGGTGCTGAG AGTGTTTGCCAGAGGATAGCAGGGGGCGGTCACCTCACCAGCATCTCCAGTGCGGCTCAGAGTGATTTCCTTGTGAACCTCGCCAGTTATGTAGACAAAAGGACAACCCAGTTCTGGACAGGAGGAAGTCACCAAAAG GGTTCTTCTCTGAGCTGGACTGATGGATCACAGACAAATTTCATCCAGAGGCCTCTGAGCTCAATTTTCAATGCCATTGGTGGATTACTTAACAGTATTTTCAAAGTACGAATCTGCCTGACTCTAAATTTAAGAG TCCAGGGTATATGGGATGGCTGTGACTGCAACAAGAAGTTATCATTCATCTGCAGTTACAAACCCAATTTGACTCCTCCTTAG